In Ptychodera flava strain L36383 chromosome 17, AS_Pfla_20210202, whole genome shotgun sequence, one genomic interval encodes:
- the LOC139115178 gene encoding RCC1-like G exchanging factor-like protein isoform X3 yields the protein MRILRSRILEQMVTDLSPAHNWKHCILAVSGHTSLVSASSPDVSNRNCYSTWWSQSQRSHIISRHGNRNLWTLKGTSHSNLALFQLVHNKIQNQRPILKRWKTKKNVYERKVKQTKRDVEEMPVFQYAGERSKRAQRLYVWGFAFTGALGIPTFVKTKGTGKPPRRYQVTPYRLDLDEKISDLSCGYGFTLLASGQKDARKVFGTGINTDSQLGFQEMSGVPGQSLDYVIRPISVSLPLTKPLTTRVVQVACGRAHSLVLTDQEGVFSLGNNVHGQCGRPIIENEMYQGNPIIHKIRKLENSVTQIACGHDHSLFLTEKGEVYSCGWGADGQTGLGHYNTSSQPAKLEGDINNEKIIKVTSFADCCLALSEKGKVFGWGNSEYNQLSSVTEETQVCTPTHLPLKVGKVVDIATGGTICAVLNEFGEVFVWGYGILGKGPNLRESKIPEKIPPSLFGKSQYNKEISVTKITCGLHHFAAVNSACSW from the exons ATGCGAATCCTAAGAAGCAGAATCCTTGAGCAGATGGTCACGGATTTATCTCCAGCACATAATTGGAAACACTGTATTCTCGCTGTCAGTGGTCACACTTCGTTGGTATCAGCATCTTCTCCAGATGTGTCAAACCGTAACTGCTACTCCACATGGTGGTCACAATCACAAAGGAGTCACATAATCTCAAGGCACGGCAACAGAAACTTGTGGACACTCAAAGGAACTAGTCACTCAAATTTAGCACTGTTTCAGCTGGTccacaataaaattcaaaatcagaGACCGATCCTCAAGAGATGGAAAACCAAGAAAAATGTCTATGAGCGGAAAGTTAAACAGACAAAGAGGGACGTAGAAGAAATGCCTGTGTTCCAGTATGCAGGTGAACGGAGCAAAAGAGCCCAGAGGTTGTATGTCTGGGGGTTTGCATTTACCGGGGCTCTTGGAATCCCAACATTTGTCAAAACAAAAGGTACTGGGAAACCACCAAGACGTTATCAAGTCACACCTTATCGCTTAGACCTAGATGAAAAG ATTTCAGACCTCTCGTGTGGGTATGGTTTTACATTACTTGCTAGTGGACAGAAGGATGCTAGAAAAGTCTTCGGTACTGGAATAAATACTGATTCACAGCTTGGTTTTCAAGAAATGAGTGGGGTACCAG GTCAAAGTTTAGACTATGTGATCCGCCCTATTTCTGTGAGTTTACCTCTCACAAAGCCGTTGACAACCAGAGTGGTCCAAGTAGCATGTGGTAGAGCGCATTCCCTGGTTCTTACTGATCAAGAAGGGG TGTTCTCTCTAGGAAATAATGTACATGGTCAGTGTGGAAGACcaatcattgaaaatgaaatgtacCAGGGAAATCCAATAATTCACAAAATCAGAAAGCTGGAGAATTCAGTTACACAG ATTGCATGTGGCCATGATCACAGTTTATTTCTAACAGAGAAGGGAGAGGTATACAGCTGTGGATGGGGCGCTGATGGACAAACAG GCCTTGGACATTACAACACGAGTAGCCAGCCTGCAAAGTTAGAGGGTGATATCAACAATGAGAAGATCATAAAagttacatcatttgcagattgCTGTCTAGCACTTTCAG AGAAAGGGAAAGTGTTTGGATGGGGGAATTCAGAATACAACCAACTGTCATCAGTAACGGAAGAAACTCAG GTCTGCACACCCACCCATCTACCACTGAAAGTTGGCAAAGTGGTTGACATTGCAACAGGAGGCACTATCTGTGCAGTTTTAAATG AGTTTGGTGAAGTGTTTGTATGGGGGTATGGCATACTTGGGAAAGGTCCAAACCTCAGGGAAAGCAAGATACCGGAAAAGATTCCGCCCTCACTGTTTGGGAAAAGTCAGTACAACAAAGAGATCTCTGTCACTAAAATTACTTGTGGACTCCATCACTTTGCTGCAGTTAACA